From a single Nicotiana tabacum cultivar K326 chromosome 8, ASM71507v2, whole genome shotgun sequence genomic region:
- the LOC142163134 gene encoding uncharacterized protein LOC142163134 — translation MHGPCGSARKSSPCMRNVRCTKHFSKKFVQNTTIDEDEYPIYKRRDNGRTIQREGIELDNREPSVERLSFHLPNEQTIIFSDDDPIDDVSNRPSVRESQFLSWFEENKTYEEARELTYAEFPLKFVWNKKFKSGKKKKFCIFNRERPKYYEDLRRINNHEHLAFRDACYALGLLDDGKEYVDAIKEAMEKKSVYDRIIIAMHEDKCGLFFLYGHGGTGKTFIWRTLSSAIRSKGAISDGMIENSIDGIEKVHILNDLLINNCDDPISIIVEGLEHVHTPEFLNTIKCSRIPNHAITLKVGVPVMLLRNIDQSSGLCNGTRLIITRLGNQVIEAKVLSGNMDGEKIFIPKISLTPSDARIPFKFQRRQFPIDVSFAMTINKSQGQSLSHVGLYLKKQDFTHR, via the exons ATGCATGGACCATGTGGTTCTGCTAGAAAATCGTCTCCTTGCATGCGTAATGTTAGATGTACAAAGCACTTTtcaaagaagtttgtacaaaataCAACAATTGATGAAGATGAATATCCTATTTATAAAAGAAGGGACAATGGTAGAACTATCCAGAGAGAAGGTATTGAGTTGGATAACAG AGAACCTTCGGTAGAAAGACTTTCCTTTCATCTACCAAATGAACAAACAATTATTTTCTCTGATGATGATCCAATTGATGATGTTTCCAATAGACCAAGTGTAAGGGAATCACAGTTTTTAAGCTGGTTCGAGGAAAATAAGACATATGAAGAAGCAAGAGAATTAACTTATGCAGAATTCCCTCTTAAGTTTGTGtggaataaaaaatttaaaagtgggaaaaagaagaaattcTGCATTTTCAATAGGGAGA GACCAAAGTACTATGAGGATCTACGCAGAATCAACAATCATGAACATCTAGCTTTTAGAGATGCATGTTATGCACTGGGTTTATTAGATGATGGAAAAGAATACGTGGATGCCATAAAGGAGGCAA TGGAGAAAAAGTCAGTTTATGACAGAATTATAATAGCAATGCATGAGGACAAATGTGGATTGTTCTTTTTATATGGTCATGGAGGAACTGGAAAGACATTTATTTGGAGGACTTTGTCTTCGGCCATAAGATCTAAAGGGG CAATTAGTGATGGTATGATTGAAAATTCTATTGATGGTATTGAAAAAGTTCATATCCTTAATGATCTTCTTATAAATAATTGTGATGATCCAATTTCTATAATTGTGGAAG GTTTGGAACACGTACATACACCTGAATTCCTAAACACTATTAAGTGTTCTAGAATTCCAAATCATGCTATCACTTTGAAAGTGGGTGTTCCAGTGATGCTATTGAGAAATATAGACCAATCTTCAGGGCTATGTAATGGAACAAGATTAATCATCACTAGACTTGGAAATCAGGTTATTGAAGCAAAAGTTTTATCGGGGAATATGGATGGAGAAAAGATATTCATTCCGAAAATATCGTTGACTCCATCTGATGCAAGAATACCTTTTAAGTTCCAGCGACGACAATTTCCAATAGATGTATCTTTTGCAATGACTATAAACAAAAGTCAAGGACAATCTTTATCTCATGTTGGGTTATATTTGAAGAAACAAGACTTCACACATAGATAA
- the LOC107799016 gene encoding uncharacterized protein LOC107799016 produces the protein MDLNNVLERKFMFKVIIKRSNIQLQAKVYSVVKLTDDEQLINKYSPAPHSDTFNDPDFNTNQSLDGEKECEDSTEDNDLTDIANTPAKIGITNAATMVEEDPNAQLSGNKIKRVFKKKKTS, from the exons ATGGACTTGAACAATGTTCTTGAGAGGAAATTCATGTTTAAGGTTATTATCAAAAGGTCGAACATTCAATTGCAAGCTAAAGTTTACAGTGTTGTTAAACTTACAGATGACGAGCAACTGATAAACAAATATAGCCCTGCTCCACATTCAGATACCTTCAAT GACCCTGACTTCAATACTAATCAAAGCTTAGATGGAGAGAAGGAATGCGAG GATTCCACTGAAGATAACGACTTAACCGATATTGCAAATACACCTGCCAAGATAGGTATAACTAATGCCGCAACAATGGTTGAAGAAGATCCGAATGCACAATTGTCAggaaataaaatcaaaagagtatttaagaagaagaaaacatcATAA